The Doryrhamphus excisus isolate RoL2022-K1 chromosome 22, RoL_Dexc_1.0, whole genome shotgun sequence genome segment ttatctgaaacttcgtTATCGTGTCGTTAaacacgacaatacaacattagaacaacatttataggtcagaaaagtgggaaaaaaatattaggcctcctttaaataaatgtaaaaaaaaaaacgttaaaaatggttaaaaagaaattgtgcaaatgtttttaaaaagtcttcagaaataaattgttaaaaaatctgaTTACAGGTTTTGCACCGGTTGAAGCAgtgacattaaaaataaaaaaatatatagaatatattaaattaaataaaaaaatattatgaattaaatattaaatacatatttattatgaattaaatattgaataaatattattatgaattaatatgaaataaatatttattatgaattaaatattaaataaatatttattctaaattaaatgttaaatatatatttattatgaattaaatattaaataaatatttattatgaattaaatgttaaataaatatttattataaattaaatgttaaataaatatttaatatgcattaaatattaaataaatatttattataaattaaatgttaaataaatatttattatgaattaaatattaaataaatatttattataaattaaatattaaataaatatttattatgaattaaatgttaaataaatatttaatatgcattaaatgttaaataaatatttattatgaattaaatgttaaataaatatttattataaattaaatattaatacatatttattataaattaaatgttaaataaatatttaatatgcattaaatattaaatacatatttattataaattaaatgttaaataaatatttattataaattaattattaattaaatattaaaaaataaatattacattaaataaatattaaattaaataaataaataaataaaatattaaaagttaaACACGAAAAAGTTGTGGATTCAAGTGAGTAAAAACAAAGAGACAACTCGATCAGattacaaaaaaaccccaaacccaGTGTGGTGTACAGCCAGATGTGAAAAGAGCCATGCGAGCACATCTGCTGCTATTTTCCACATCTGCGCCGCatcccaaaataaaaaaaaaatagcactaTGATTCAGAGAGGACATTTTGCGaatgtgtccaaaaaaaaaaaaaaccccgacCTCAGGCGGCAGCTCCCGGCTGAACATCTTACATCTGAGGCGACTTTGTTGCGTCATTACGCTGACTTGAATCCCCGCAGAACATTTCAGTTCTGTTGTTGACAACATCACTTAACATGTgttcattatttcataataataataataataataattcttaaagGGCAAAAACAGCATGTTCGCTTTAGGGGCAGAATGGGTTGTAGCCCCGTTAGATCCAGCAGATGACATCGtctattgcaggggtctcaaacacgcggcccgcgggccaaatgtggcccgcaggacactagtttgaggcccccgccttgatatgaaagtttaatgtttgatatggatgctgtatggtatcatgtacccagaaaaaattattattacgtttgattaatgttcatgttaaaggttaaataactgttaatagttatcctccctatccgtgtggaagtggtaagttattggctatttaagttgaaaggaaataacttggaggctaccgtttaggtcgctagcggtctagtttgcgagttagcatgtgtctcaagaccctgcagttgcgcaatatgttgtaaataagagtataaatgtgactatagtcgtgttttgtcatgtctacagggctctaataatgctttgttcattttaatctgaaaaaaataatttgtctacccaccaactatatgtggtttcttaagttattatttgctgttttattattattattatatttatttattactgattgattttctttattcttgatttgtttatttatttttcatcttattttgtgcagaaaaataaaaattatattatataaaaatcaTAGTGACTTTGAAGTTCAGCATATTTTATAAGCTAGTtattcaaaaaatgttttttttaagtgtgtcTAGTTTGAGggcatataaataaagttgtttaGCTAAAGCTACTTtaatgaaccaaaaaaaaaaacagtaaaatgcaACCTCAGGCTCCAGCAACAACCCTCTTTTCATGCACGTTTTAGACTTCTTTCAAACTTTTAATTGATTATTGAAAAAttattccacttcctgttggtcACGTTTTGAGGGCCTCACCATAAACCTCTACAGGAAGCGTTTACGTGTACTTACACGGCATGCGTGGCCTGCAGACCTCCGTGTTCTGTCAGTTGGTTGTTCCCATGGTCCCCCCCCCGTCCGTCCCCCCGTACCACAAATTCAGAAGGTCATCTGAGTCGGTCTCTGCAAACAAACCACAGGAAGCTGCATGAtgtgaaagtaaaagtgactTGAACATTGAGAAGGTCTCTTTGGTGGCAGATGCTACTCATCATGAACGGCAGCCATTAAACAGAAACCTTTAGCTTCTCTTTGATGTCGTCGTGGTCAGCATGAAGCGGAAGAGCCATTAGAGCAGGGTGACGGTTTTAAGAGAGACAAGCACttcaactagcatgtttttttttttttttttacttggaagCTGAACCCTGGGCTAACCGCAGAGTTAGTTTATTTAGGGACGGAGCTTCTCCCTGCCTGGAAGGATTGGAGtttcacaaaaagttggatcttAAGTCACCCGCACAGGACACAGAATACATGAAGGACTTACTAATTACTACAAATTacttgggagtgaccatgatggataggatcagaaacgagtacatcagatggacattacatgttagccggaggtagcagagatgaggatgctgaggttctcattgggagtgaccatgatgaataggatcaggaaggagtacatcagatggacattacatgttagccagaggtagcagagatgaggatgctgaggttctcattgggaatgaccatgatggataggatcagaaacaagtacatcagagtgacattacatgttagctggagggagcagagatgaggatgctgaggttctcattgggagtgactatgatggataggatcaggaaggagtacatcagagggacattacatgttagccagaggtagcagagatgaggatgctgaggttctcattgggagtgaccatgatggataagATCAGAAACGAGTTCATCAGATGGACAtgacatgttagccggaggtagcagagatgaggatgctgaggttctcattaggggtgaccaggatggataggatcagaaacgagtaagtcagatggacattacatgttagccggaggtagcagagataaggatgctgacgttctcattgggagtgaccatgatagataggatcagaaacaagTACGTcagatggacattacatgttagccgaaggcagcagagatgaggatgctgacgttctcaatgggagtgaccatgatggataggatcagaatcgagtacatcagatggacattacatgttcgccggaggtagcagagataaggatgctgaggttctcattgggagtgaccatgatggataggatcagaaatgagtacatcagatggacattacatgtttgccggaggtagcagagatgaggatgctgaggttctcattgagagtgaccatgatggataggatcagaaacgagtacatcagatggacattacatgttagccggaggtagcagagatgaggatgctgaggttctcattgggagtgaccatgatggataggatcaggaacgagtacatcagatggacattacatgtgagccggaggtagcagagatgaggatgctgaggttctcgttgggagtgaccatgatggataggatcaggaacgagtacatcagatggacattacatattagccggaggtagcagagatgaggatgatgaggttctcattgggagtgaccatgatggatatgATCAGAAACAAGTACATCAGCGTACATcagatggacattacatgtttgctggaggtagcagagatgaggatgctgaggttctcattgggcgtgaccatgatggataggatcaggactGTGTAGGACTGTGATATCACTCAAGCCAAGGTTGATACTGGTTCCAGTTCCACCTTAGAACTGTAAGACAAAAATCTTTCATACTTGGTATGGCGGCCATATTTCCAAGCTCTGTTTATTTCAACTTATTGTTAACGTTCAGCGTCTTTGTGCTTCCAGTGCTGGACCAGCTCCTTATGGAGCTCCACCAATTCCTGCTCATCCTGGACAAAGAGACACTGAGTGGGAATGCTACCGTCCGGAAGGGTTTGCTCTCGGATCTCCTGCAGTCTTACAGCGCATCCAACGGTACAAGTAAATACAACTAAaaacacttgttgctaggcagaactTACTGTATATGGAGGAGAATGACGATAACTACAttttataaacatattttttttttgccatagcACCAATATGGTGGGGTATTTCCCCCCCATTTTCCTTAATAACGTAATAGATACTgctcttttttaatatttttaaaggtAACACAGTAAACACACAAAGTAATAAGCTAAAGTTTTGTGGAAATGGGTTAGCTAGAAAATAGGGTATAaatagttgatgtttgctaaatacaaggatgaagagtcttaaattaaattaattagtatttaaattaaattaaattaaaataaattaatagcggtagaaaatgaatgaatgattaaattaaattaaattaaattaatagcggtagaaaatgaatgaatgattaaattaaattaaattaatagcggtagaaaatgaatgaataattaaattaaaataaattaaattaaattaaattaatagcggtagaaaatgaatgaatgattaaattaaattcaattaaattcaattaaattcaattaaatacaattaaattcaattaatagcggtagaaaatgaatgaattattaaattaaattaaattatattaaattaaattatattaaattaatagcggtagaaaaggaatgaattattaaattaaattaaatgatagcggtagaaaatgaattaataaattaaattataaaaaaaaaataataataaaaaaacaaaaaaaacccttaaactatatgtcgaaagcaggaagtgaacaaatgtaacagttacaataTGGGCAACTTTTTAAAAGGGGTTTGAAGGGTTGAGAGCAGGGCCAACTAAGAATGAGGGAACAACCAcgataataaaaaaacacagtgggACCACCCCTacgatttaaataaaaaataaaaataaaatcttattttttatttttaactatattaggaaagcaggaagtgaacaaatgtaacagttactgattgtaaaagtaccagatggaggggtaggatttaataagctttgtttcttcctactccttttggacatgtggaactgtgaactgattatgggatgcattcaattgtaatctaatgcatgttcaaatgaaatattaccattaccatatcaatGTAATacatcaataataaaataaaattgcataGCTTTCTTCACGTTTCCAGACATTTCACATAACATCCACTTTAAGTAGCTGTCTCAAACACTTTATTATAAGACTAATATTGTGCTTCCATACTTGCATTTTATGATGTTGTGGCGGCGCTTTAACCGCAGTTCTTATGTAACGTGTGGTTAGTAGACATCATTTCCCATAAAATTCTATGAAGTTGGGAGTCAGCAGCTGGCTATCTGACAACCTGCTTGTTAGTTATTTCGCTATCTCTGTTAACCACCATGTAATTATGACACTCtctataattataaattataaatttgcAAAATTATACCACGTTGAATTTGTGAGCATTAGCTTTGACGCTTACTCCAGCGAAACGTCGTATCTTTTTCCCCATCGCTGGTTGATAAACGGGGTGTTTGTTTTGCTTACTCAGTGACTCGGGtactaaaaacatgaaaatggcGCAACTGCTGGTGGGCTGATGTTATTTATGATGGCTGGAAGTCATattgggggggtgagggggggtctCATGAGAGTTTAGTTTAACGGGAAGTCAAGACAAAATCGAGGGATGTTTACTTGTAGAACAATGatgggtgcaaaaaaaaaaattgcacgaTTGATAATAGAGTACATGAACTCCAGTCCACTAGGTGGCGATAATCTGCATAAAAAAATGGCTGACCACCGCTACAAATCTTAGAATGTGTCGATATCCAGTCTGCCTACTTTTCGGCAACTGTGCTATGTATGTGTAACGGACATCCAACCGTCGACTTGTTTTGCGCTAGTTACAAATCGTAAAAGTCAGACAACACGATTTCtactatattacatattttttttaaataaaatataataaaatgttttttttttaaatatcatatCCAAGTGGATAAATTATAAGTCCTCTTTTCTTTGTTgaagaaattattttaaaacattccactgttgtcaaatatcttatttttctacacaaaaaaagatgaaaaaatatataaacaaatcaagaataaagaaaatcaattaatcagtaataagtaaatataataataataataataaaacggcaaataataaaaacttaagtaaccacaaattatttttttcagattaaaatgaacaaagcattattagagccctgtagacgtgacaaaacacgactatagtcacatttatattatttttatttacaacatattgcgcaactgcagcgtcttgagacacatgctaactcgcaaactagagagctagcgacctaaaaacggtagccttcaagttatttcctttaaacttaaatagacaacaacttaccacttccacacggatagggaggataactattaacagttatttaacctttaacatgaacatgaatcaaacgtaataattttttctgggtacatgataccatacagcatccaaaatagccaaaaacttaccacttccacacggacagggaggataactattaacagttatttaacctttaacatgaacatgaatcaaacgtaataattttttctgggtacatgataccagacAGCAtcaaaaatagccaaaaacttaccacttccacacggatagtgaggataactattaacagttatttaacctttaacatgaacattaatcaaacgtaataattttttctgggtacatgataccagacAGCAtccaaaatagccaaaaacttaccacttccacacggacagggaggataactattaacagttatttaacctttaacatgaacatgaatcaaacgtaataattttttctgggtacatgataccatacagcatccatatcaaacttgcgcgggccgcactaacattaaactttcatatcaaggcgggggcatcAAAGTAGTGTCcggcgtgccacatttggcccacgggccgcatgtttgagacccctgatctaatgaTTATAACTGTCTGTATTACATGTCCACCAGACCATTTTGAGCTAGACCCATAGGGGGtgcaacaaagtaaaaaaaaatatgaagttCCCATTTTTAACAAATTGTGGCTTAAAAAACTCGAAAAACGAGTCCCTCTCTttctgtgacacacacacactggaatcGTCTTCCATTTCCATGTTCAGGTCTTGGACTTGTTCCTCCACGCTTCCTCTCCTGGCTCTAAAACTGTATGATTATTCCGAAGCCGCATTCATCCACCGGGGACGCTCACTTCCTTTTGAGCCAAGTTTATAAATAGCATTTCATCTGttcctattttatgttatttttgcttttactttCCGCTCTAGATATCAATTTCAAAGTTCTTccgcttaacactcaaaagttgAAGAAGTTTGTTTTGATGTTTCGATTCCAGTCAGTGGATATTATTCGTTTAGCGCCACggttttcttttgtattttttttaaagggacaaCTGTTTATGCGAAATTGTCAACACAATATCCTTAAACCTGTTATTACTCTCCTATGATGAGGCTAACTTGGAAATATCTCCTTAGCCAATTTGTGTCATATTATATAAAAAGCTGGGGTGTTTATGCTAGCTTTTAAACTATGATGCTATTGCTGTCACACAGGCGCCGACGAGGAGTACATCTACATGAATAAAGTGGTCGTAGGAGGGAAGGAAAAGCAGGAAAAAGGTaacaatttgtatatttttatcacaaataaGTGTTTGTAGTCAGGTTCTGAATTTTTTGTTCTGCTTTTATATCAAATTATACCAAAAAATTGCTAAACTAGCAGTCTGTTAGCCTAGCTCAAAAACAGGAACTAGCTAAAAGCTGATAGTTAGCCTGTGCATTTTCAGAAATACAGGCATGGTAATTGTCCAATATTTCCCATCATGTAACACTCTGTACTTGTAGAAATTATTATaaggtaaaataatattaaatttatgTAGCTAGCAGCCTGTTAGCCTAGCTCAAAAACAGGAACTAGCTAAAAGCTGACAGTTAGCCTGTGCATTTTCAGAAATAGAGGCATGGTAATTGTCCAATATTTCCCATCATGTAACACTCTGTActtgtaaaaattattataaggtaaaataatattaaattgatGTAGCTAGCAGCCTGTTAGCCTAGCTAACTCAAGCTGATAGTTAGCATGTGCATTTTCAGAAATACAGGTATGGTAGTTGTCCAATACTTCCCATTATGTAACACTCTGTACTTGTAGAAATTATTAGaaggtaaaataatattaaattgatGTAGCTAGCAGCCTGTTAGCCTAGCTAACTCAATAACAGGAACTAGCTCAAAGCTGATAGAAATACAGGCATGGTAGTTGTCCAATACTTCCCATCATGTAACACTCTGTActtgtaaaaattattataaggtaaaataatatttaattgatGTAGCTAGCAGCCTGTTAGCCTAGCTCAAAAACAGGAACTAGCTAAAAGCTCATAGTTAGCCTGTGCATTTTCAGAAATACAGGCATGGTAGTTGTCCAATACTTCCCATCATGTAACACTCTGTACttctaaaaattattataaggtaaaataataattgatgtAGCTAGCAGCCTGTTAGCCTAGCTAACTCAATAACAGGAACTAGCTAAAAGCTGATAGTTAGCCTGTGCATTTTCAGAAATACAGGTATGGTAGTTGTCCAATACTTCCCATCATGTAACTAGCTAGCAGCCTGTTAGCCGAGTGTGATAGCAGGAAATGGCTAATTGAATACCATGCTAGCTTTTCCAAGgctaattgttgtttttaatagaATATTAGAGCCTCGAAGTAAGCCAGTAAGATTTTCGTAATCAAAAACAGTATATTTCataacatttaatataaaattcCTAACAGAATCTCAACGACGGACATTTGCAGCAAGCAAAAGAGAGAAAAGTAGGCTCCGATATTCCCAGTTTTAAGGTTGTCCAAGTGGGTCAAGCAGTTCCAGTCGACATGAGTTATTGCTCTCTAAAAAGCAGACCCAAGCTACAGTCACAGACAACCCAAATCCTCGTCCCCCCCATCTCAAAACCCCCACCTCTACCATTTCCTGTCTGTTTCTTCATAACTCCTCTGTGTCTGTagctagctgtttttttttggacccaaaaaaaaaaaagactttttttctccatagTTTTAATTCAAAGAGACGTTTGGAGCCGTGAGATTTGAGGCTGCTAAATAACTCATCAAACCAGTTCTTGACTCAGGGAGAGTCGGTACGTTCTGTAGTTACATAATGATACTTTATGATGAATGTAGGCTGCGGTATTACCATGTGGTTGTTAGCCTGTCTGTaaaattggttgaaaaacatggctgtcaTCAACAGAAACATGGGCAGCAGTTAGCAAATGACTAAGCAAATAACTTAATTCCGCTTTTTCTTAACTCTGAAAGGGAAGTAGttgtataattttaataatcctAAAGAACTAGGTCTGGTATTCCGGTATTTATTAGTCCAAAAGTCAAAAACTTCCAAAAACCAACCAAAAACTGATCTTTCTGACCTTTCAGGGGGTATCGACCCTCCGGTGTGCGACGTCCCTAAATTGTTTACTCCTTTCtcctgtgtgtttattttacaaCTGTCGATGGAGACCAAGATCCGCATCCGCTAACAACCGACTTTTTCAACATCCTAGATGACAGAATCGATGACCTGGCCAATGGAAAAGCTAGCAAACATGCACCGGTCCCGCAGAAGAGCCTCCCAAACCTGCCACCCCCAAGAACAGTAAGTGATTACTTTTCCGTGGATGTCAAACTAAAATCCCAGAGACACTCGAGTTTAATTCCTTTATAAGTCAAAACACATTGTTCCTACCTTAATTACTCCTGGGATGTAAAGAGAGCCGTGGGGTCGAACGCTAAAAGACTCTTGAGTTCTCCCACAGAGCAGCTAATGCTAATCAAATCTTTGACAAAACGCAATCCGTACAATTCCTACAGAAAGTCATCTACAAATCCGTCAAAGGtatttccttttcctttccGTGTGCATCCACCTGAAGTACTACCGATCCGGTTTTTGGGAATCCTGAGTAAACACGTCCACAGCGATCCACTCTTTGGAAAACCCTTCATCTGCCTGCGGGGCTTCCACCCGTGTTCGCTGATGGCGTATCATTGTGGTTGTGAGTTTCCACTCATCGTTAAGCGGCGTGTACTCGTAGATGTCAGTGGTGTCGGGCGGCTTCCAGAAGCAATTGAACATCTGGCGCCTCGCGACGGCGTACGCGACCGATATCACCGGTCTTGGTGCTTCTTGTATGAAAGTCCACTGCCGCTTGTGAGGGTCATAACGCTCCGCGGTGGAAATGCAAGTTTTCTGGAACTCGCCACTGATGGCATAGAGTCGCGGGGTCGAACGCTAAAGACTCTTGAGTTCTCCCACAGAGTAGCTAATGCTAATCGAATCTTTGACAAAACACAATCCGTACAATTCCTACAGAAAGTCATTTACAAATCCTTTTCCTTCCCGTGTCCATCCACTTGAAGTACTACCGATCCGGTTTTGGGAAGCCTGAGTAAACATGTCCACAGCGATCCACTCTTTGGAAAACCCTTCATCTGCCTGCGGGGCTTCCACCCATTTTCGCTGATAGCGTACTCAAGCGTTAGCATGTGTTTCACGGTGAACGCAGAGTCCCCTCTAATCACGGCGGTGAACAGCGCCCCCTTGCTGTTGATGTAGTGTCCCGGCATGGCGGTCCACTGTCCCGTGGTGATATTGTAGCAGTCCATGAGACAGCGCAGGAAGTCGTCGCAAGGACCGTTGCGCATCACGTATAAAATGTCCCTGTGGGCTACCATGCAGTGGCCGTAACTCTGAGGTCGTATCATCGTGGTGGCGAGTTTCCACTCATCGTTAAGCGGCGTGTACTCGTAGATGTCCGTGGTGTCGGGCGGCTTCCAGAAGCAAATGAACATCCGGCGCCTCGCGACGGCATACGCGGCCGATGTCACCGGTCTTGGTGCTTCTTGTATAAAAGTCCACTGCCGCTTGCGAGGGTCATAACGCTCCGCGGTGGAAATGCACGTTTTCTGGAACTCGCCACCGATGGCGTAGAGTCGCCCCTCATGTCCCAGCAGAGTAAAGTCCTTTCTTGGTTTCTGCGGTCCGGGAAATGTGGTCCAAATCCCTGATTCAGGGTCAAAGCAGAATCCAGCGTCTACTGTGTCCTTTCCGTAACCGTAAACTCCTCCTACAATGTACAAGCGGTTGTCGAGGACCGCCACGCCGGCCATGGACGTGCTGCAAAGTGTGGGTAGATTCGTGAGACGCTTCCATTCTCCTTCCCTCTCGTCGAGGTAGCACACGATCCTGAAGGAGTCGCCGAGCAGCTCCGCCGAAGGAGAATGAGTACCGATTGCTATGTAAGACGCGGGGGAAAATGACTGGGAATACCGCAGCAAGTCTTCAGGGATGGTTGCCTCGGCTGATTCTCTGAGGTCCTCGAAGGCATCACAAAGAAACAAAGCGGCGCAGTGGAAGAGTTTCTGCACCCCAAAAATGGAGGCTGCATGGTAAAGCAAGAGACAGTTATCGGAGTCGACGATGTCGCAAAGATACCGAGTTAAACAAGACACCTGCAGGAAAGCGGCGCATTCCACCGCGTCGACAAGCTCATCCGGGTCACGGAGAGTCGGAATCTCTCCCTTGCACACAGCGAGGGCAATGAGGAAACCCCTTGCATGCACGCCGCCCTTAAGGTgaaccacttcctgttcacttTCAAGCATCCCGGACTGGAAAAGGGCATGGAAGTAGTTGCTGTGCGTCGCTAGGAAGGCTCTCTCCACGGTGAAGCAGCTCTCCTCCACTTTCACGCTCACCCTGCGTTCCTCCCTTTCCACGACATGAAGGGTGGCGTTTTCCACTCGAAGGGGTCGTACTCCCTCAGGGACGTCCATGATCCATTTGAAATCAGGGTCTTCTTTCTTCCAATGGAAAATGTGTCACTGCAGTGTGGATTTATACCCATATGTGACCGGCACACTAACTGTTTATGAAAGTTCCACTGAGTCCCGTTGGTATGGGATAAAAATAGAGTTGGTCTATAGATAGCAACTGCACCGCTTTGGAAGCGTTAagaggtgagggggggggggggggggttgaaatcTGACATCCACGGTCAGGTCAACTCGGGCAGTTGTTGAGTAACAGAAGTTACACAagttgatatatataatataaaaatataacatataaaaatataatataaatataatataaaactgTATTGTACTATAAAAGAGTCACAATTCGCTAAGCACACGCATTAAATGGTTTGATTTCCAAAATCTGTTTTAAACATAATTTCACTGATATGTACCGTTGAACTGTACTATTTTTAGGGAGTGTCATTATTTTACACGTATGTagtatgtgtaaaataatgacACTccctaaaaaaaattgtacaaaaatgaaaaataaaaaaatttcttCCAAAgatcaattttccaaaaatacaatacaaatctgcaaatttaaatattacatgtggagtaccgggctgcac includes the following:
- the LOC131110043 gene encoding kelch repeat and BTB domain-containing protein 13 yields the protein MDVPEGVRPLRVENATLHVVEREERRVSVKVEESCFTVERAFLATHSNYFHALFQSGMLESEQEVVHLKGGVHARGFLIALAVCKGEIPTLRDPDELVDAVECAAFLQVSCLTRYLCDIVDSDNCLLLYHAASIFGVQKLFHCAALFLCDAFEDLRESAEATIPEDLLRYSQSFSPASYIAIGTHSPSAELLGDSFRIVCYLDEREGEWKRLTNLPTLCSTSMAGVAVLDNRLYIVGGVYGYGKDTVDAGFCFDPESGIWTTFPGPQKPRKDFTLLGHEGRLYAIGGEFQKTCISTAERYDPRKRQWTFIQEAPRPVTSAAYAVARRRMFICFWKPPDTTDIYEYTPLNDEWKLATTMIRPQSYGHCMVAHRDILYVMRNGPCDDFLRCLMDCYNITTGQWTAMPGHYINSKGALFTAVIRGDSAFTVKHMLTLEYAISENGWKPRRQMKGFPKSGSLWTCLLRLPKTGSVVLQVDGHGKEKDL